The following is a genomic window from Cryptococcus neoformans var. grubii H99 chromosome 12, complete sequence.
TTGAGTCGTCGTGTGAGGATGGTATACTGACGATAGGCTCCAGTGTCGCCCtaattcttcttttcggAGATACACTCAACGTTCTCTACCCTTCAATACCATCAAGTGTCTGGAAGCTCATTGGCTTCTTCGTGTACGCTCTACCGGCTTTTCACCAGCGTGCACGCCTTTGGTCGCTAACACCCTTTTGACTGACAGTATCGTCCCCactgcccttcttcctctccgccttctctcactcccttctctcctttcctcaatctcctctcttcttctcatcatAGTCCTCCTCATCGACGGTTTTCTACCTTCCCCTGAGCCCTCATCGATCTCGACCGgctctctcctccatccctcaCCGACGAGTCTCTCTCCTGAATGGTCCCGTGGTAACTGGTTGGGTGGAATAGGGCTTGCTCTAGCAGGCTTCGGAGGCCACGCAGTGATGCCCAGTTTGGCGAGGGATATGAAGCAGCCGGAGAAATTTGACAGAGTTGTCAACTGGGCGTTTGTAAGTCTTGCAATTATCTCCTGTCCTCTCTCAGAATCGGTGTGGTCGTATAGCAaaacttttttttttttttaaaaaaggaaaggtttTTTGACTCGGGGCTTGACACAGGCGATAGCAACTGGCATATCTTTCACAGCAGGTGCCGCTGGATATCTTATGTTCGGTAAGACCGTATCCGATGAAGTAGGTCTATCCAGCTCTCCtcatttttcttttttctcgAAACGGTTCCCTCAGTTGATGGAATATTGTAAAAATACCTAGGTTACGAAAGACCTGATGCGAGGAAAGTATCATTATCCTCGTGCACTCAATATTATGGCTCTATGGATGATTGTCATCAACCCTCTTACAAAATTTGGGCTTTCATCTCGTCCTGTGAGTGTTGATTTCCCAACTTCTGttcgcctttttcttctgaGCTAGGTTCCGTTAGTGTGGAATCAGACGCTAATGAACAGCTCTCTCTTACAGCTCAACCTGACAATCGAAGGAATACTCAGGATATCCCCTTCCCCACAAccattccttttctcttcctttaaTGGCGGACTCGAATCAGCGCTCGAGTCGGGTACACCGGAAACAAGCCAAATTGGTTTTCCCGAACGTCGCGATCGGTCATCTCTCTCTACTCATAACAATCCCCGGACATCCCGTCGGTCATCTGCTCTGACTTCTCCATCCAACCCTCACCACTTTCCTGAATCCCAATCTCAGATAGTCGCGTTTGAGCAACATGTCTCTAAAGAAcgcaagaagagatggctGCGAATGGTATCGCGAGTGGTCATCACTGCTCTCTGTGTAGGTGTCGCTGTTGTTTTGCCAGGTTTCGGACGTGTGATGGCCTTTTTGGGAAGTTTTTCAGCGTTTTTGATTTGTATCATCTTGCCTGTACGTCTTCATCTGCTTCACCATCCATTCTCCCTGCGAAATTCAAAACTAATTTCCATCTTAAAAGCTCCTATTCTACATCCGCCTGTCCCCCACTCTCCTTCCGTCTTGTCCCCTATCGCCCCATTCACCCATATCCTCACCGACTGCCCACTCGCAACCCATGTCAAGATGGACCAGCGACAGATTTACGAATACGATACACTGGGTATTGGTAATCGCCAGTACGGCGCTGATGATAGCCGGACTGTATGGGCGTTCCTGCCAGGAAGTGGGCGTGATGAGTTGGAAACGTAGCAGCTGTATACTGTGGGGGGCGTAGAAGGGCTGTAACAGTTGTAGCAAGTGTTTCGTTTGATAGTTGTATCTTTGAAATCAGGTCTCGCATTTTACTTTGATATTTACAACAAATTGATTGGTTAGAGATAAGAATTAGAATTATCTGTAGATGAATCCGAAACGTAGTAGAATCCTTTTGCGATTGACTTGACCTGGAGCTGTCAAACCCTGTTGTTTTACCTCCCAGAGTGAAAACCTACCAACGTTATAGCAAACTCTTACCGTTTCCTTGGTTGTTTTCCTGAAATCTCTTGAAACAGAATGGCTATCAGAGTCGAAGGACAAGATCATCACTGCCCAGCGAGTCCTCATTCCGTCCCATGTGCTTAATAAGCATTCCCTACAACTTGCTGCCTCCAACTGCTTCTTTCATCTATCAAGCTGTATACAAACGTCAATGTGAGTCCAATTAAACATTCTTCTGCGGTTCATATTTCCCATGGATTAAGCCATAGATGGGCCTCCCAAATGCGTTATAACTTCCTAAAAGCTATAACTTTCTAGTTCATATCCATTATAACTTTTTACGAAAAATCAATATCGCGCTATTGTCGGTGCCAGGTTTTCAAGTGTCTTTTACGCCTTGTCTCGAATTTCAGTGGTCGAAATGCCGACCGTTCCAAGAATATTCGCTTGCTCCAAGTTTCATTTTCAACCACTTTCGAGTCTCGCTCAACTCTCACTTCTCACATTCGTTTTTCAATACACGTCGTAATTGCCATGTTTCCTAACATCTTGCTGGTCCCATCGCGCATCTTATCAGCTCATCAAGTACTCCCCATACTCAACCTCGTTTCAACTTTAGTTtcgtccttctctcatTTTCATTCTTTGCTCTTTGCTTTTCATTGCTTGATCTGTATGCATACCCTTGATACCATTCCCCTGATGTCCAAAATCCAAAAGTTCTACACCTTCTAATCTTTTCTTGGCACCATATTGGGAAAGGTTTTGAGGGTGATTTCGTGGTTGTTCCGCTTGAGGATTAGGATGAATGGGTTGAAAGATTGTAGAGGTTACGATTGACGGGggggacaaggagaagaacgagTGTCGTCTTATTGAGCAGGTCGGACCTTCAAATCAGACAAATCGGCTTGGGAACCGACAGCGATAGAGTGGGGGGATGCTTGTTCGAATGAGCTACGCAGGAAAATGTCAGTTGCCATTTTTTTCACCATTTTCGTCGCGATGCTGGGGCGGGTCTgtctccctttctctcgctctctcttcctctttcgtTGCGCTGACTGTGCCTTTCTGCATTATCTCCTTCACACCCGCCAACACTTGCTGCCGCTCGCTACATTCTGCTCACGCCTTTCCCTTCTAGTATCACTCGCTGACAATCGATCGCCAACCACCTAATCACCCACCCACCCGATTTACCACCCGCTTCGCTCACAAACTCACCTAGGatacctcatcctcaacaccTTTGgcctctctccctcctgGAACAACAACTTGGTCTCCGCGGCCTCTTTTGTCAACTCCAAATGCTTCTCATTCCTCTGTGCCCACACTTCCGCCTTTTCTGTCTGCTTGGCAAGCCATCTCGTCAAAGCTGGAAGAGCCTCATCCTTGCGGGCGGCCGCGAACGCTTCAGGGTCGAGAGACGGGGAAGCGGGCTTgttggaaggggaaggaaggtaAGGGTAGATAAGGATAGAGgcggtgaggatgatgaacgCGTTGCGCCAGGAAGGCGTGAAGAAGGCTTAACGGGGTGATTAGCTAACAACACACCGCCAGAGCAAGGTCGACTTACACTCGTTGGTATGAGTGTCACTCTGGTCCTCGGCGCCGTGGTGGTCGCTGTGAGCTGCTCTCCTGGGTGCTGAGGTGGCCATACCCCTGGCGGCGTTGAGGGTGGTGGCGTGTCGGAAGAGAGGCCTGAGTGACATTTCTACGATTTCCCGGAGACAAGTACGGGGAGTATGTCGGATGAGAGATCCATCACTGCTGATAGGCCCAATCCCTCTCCTCGGCGTTACCCGGCGATATCCCGTGTGGCCTCCCCCACTGAGATTTGATTCCGCGGATTCTACGCGTCGCGGGTGTCTGTGCACTCTCATTTCGACGCGTACAACGGGGTAACGACACACTCCCCCCTCGACCTGCCTGAAACAGCCCCGAACGGGATTCGCGGCATAGCGCAACAGCCCAGGATGGCCATGCAGAGTATCAAATGTAcgtctttcctttctcacGCCGCCCAGCTCCTAACTCTGCCGCCCAGGCGTCGTCGTCGGTGACGGTGCCGTCGGAAAGGTATATATCATCCCATTCCCTCTCAATCCACTACGCCATACTAACAGCGACGATCGCGAGGATAGACATGTCTCTTGATTTCATACACCACCAACTCTTTTCCCGGGGAATACGTCCCTACTGTGTTTGACAACTACTCTGCCAGCGTACTCGTTGATGGTCGGCCAGTCAGTTTGGGATTATGGGATACTGCCGGACAGGAAGACTATGAGTGggtcttttttttctgttcTCCTCTTCTACTTCTATACCTATTTACTCCTGTCTCCCATTATCCTTTTGAACTCCCCTTCATATTTGACACGCGAACAAAAAGTGGCTGACACCATCCGCCATTTCACTTGAAATAGCCGGCTAAGACCACTATCCTACCCACAGACCGACGTATTCCTCGTCTGTTTCTCAATCGTCTCCCCACCAAGTTTCGAAAATGTCAAAACTGTACGTCAATGGAGTCTTGGATTTATGGATTCTGGAGGAATCAGGCGTGCCAGGAACCGCTTTTCATTCAAAAGAGCAATCAAGAGCTGACCATTTTCCCGCTTTGTCGATCTTTGATCTTTGCATTTATAAATCATTgttaaaaaaaaaaaacgtTTTGGAAAATAGAAAGTAAATCTTTCCCGTGCTCTCGCCCTCCCCTGCGCTGCTCCACGCTAATACCCTCTCGCGCACCCGCCAGTGGATCCCCGAAATCCGGCACCACGCTCCAACTACCCCCATCCTTCTGATCGGCACCAAACTCGATCTCCGAGACGACCCTGTCACCCTCTCTCGTCTGAAAGAACGTCGTTTCCAACCGATCGGGTTTGAGATGGGTGTCAGATGTGCGAGGGAGATTGGGGCTGTTAGGTATTTGGAGGCTTCTAGTCGGACGTACGTTTTtgtctccttcttcttcccatcctctgCTTTCCGCTGATGTGCGAGTTTGttgaacaacaacaacaacaacaacaaaaaaaaacaggCAAAAAGGCTTGAAAAATGTATTCGACGAAGCGATCCGTGCGGTACTCAGTCCCTCTGCAAGGGACgcaagggagaagaagaagaagaaacagcAGTGTTTGATTCTCTGAGCAATGCCAAATGAGGCATTTAACTAGTAGGGTGCGAGGGCCACAAGGTGCGAGAGACGGGTGCGGACGACATTTAGATTTAGATGTTGGTGGTTAATGGGAGTTGATAGGGAGGGAAGGGCAAAAATGAGAAGCCGAAAGGTTGGAAAGAAGATATCACtaaaaaaaggaaaagaaaaaggaacTGCCCCCAAGTTGACCACAAAAACCAAGCACGGATCGGGATCACGAGGGGATAGCCTATTTTGTCGCATCTTTTTAGATTCATCGATTGATCAAGtttttatctttttttcccatGCAAGCGTTGTATTTTTAGTTTACCCCTCTTACCCCGTGGCCTACAATGTAATGGCTGTTAAATTTTGCGCGTTTCACTGCCCCCTCTGCAACTTTTGTTCGTCTCGTCCAAGTTGCTTCATTTCCGGTTCGCATGTCAAGTCTCGTATTCATGTCATTGTGCTCTAATTAAATGCTGATGTTTCGCCCTACTCGCCCACGCGCCCACATACATCCTCGCTTCCATAATCTCGCGATACCTGTGCCCAAAGCTGCCGATTTACTGCCTCTTGACCTTTACCTTCATCCTGTCTGAAGCGCCCCTGACCTTTTCCCTCCCGTGCGATGCTGCGCGCGTTAAGCCGCCCTGTTTATTGCGTGTCACGAGGCGAGGTGAGAAAGTTATGAAGAAGGGGCAAAAGAGGAAGCAAAGTTACAAAGGGGTaaaagagggaggatgAGACGGTATTCGATAAGAAATGTCAACGCCCGTACTCGGAGAATGgaaaaaaacaacaaacgcACCTTGCCAACCCACCCCCTCTTGGTCAACCACCCGACAAACTTTGGCGTCCAGGCGACGGTCAGGCCTGCTCTAAAAGGTAACAACGCCGTCTTATGTATCGTATACGCCAAGACTGCTTCTGCCCAAAACGTCTTTCCAAACCATCCGCTCTTCGCCTGctttccctcctttttctcagcagccatctcctcctccctctccctctcatcctcgaccctcatcctctccgcTTCATCAACCCCATAACGCTTTGACCTATAGAACGCTTTCGCCGAATCCATCAGCGGCGCGATCCGCTCCGCGCCAAAGGAATGGACGAGCAGGAAACAGAGAGAAAAGTCGAtagtggagaggaagaagtacATGCCTACAGCCCAGGAACCGTATTTCCTGGAGAGGGCTTTGAATTTTGCATAGGCTGACTTTGGTTCGGTCTCGGCGCCGGCTCCGGCCCCGGGTTTAGGTCCAGACTCTCTCTTTTGTTGCTTGTGGTCAGAGCTGGAGCTCGGGCCCAAGTTGGGATTTTGTTGAGAGGAAGCTTGGGGGCTGGCGTTGAAGATGTGCGGGGTGGAAACAAACGATCGTGAGGAGAGGGTAGCGGTCAAGGGGAGGACAAACGGCCGAGAGAGGTGAAAGGCAGTAGGGCGTAGGAGAGCGGGATGTATAGCTGCTGCGCCACGTGCACGGGCCAGAGACACGGGGCGTATTCTAGCGAGGGGGAGGGACATTGCGCGGGAGTTATAGCTAAGGGCGTCACAGGAAGCGTCAGTGTCGAGAAAAACCAGGCCCCGCCAAATGTCGTTGCGTGTCCCGACCGGCGGGCGGCTGCTTGTGTTATGTAAGTGGTAGGCATTACGTAAAGGACGCGCTGAAGGGTCTTTGTTTGTGCGGGTTAAAGTTCAGCGGCGGGTGTTCTTGGCGTTTGCGAGTTGACGGGGGAGGGGGCGATGTGTATTCAAGGAGGGCATGCAGAGAGTGTGCATGCTGTATGGCTGGCAGGTGGCCGCTGCACCCGCCACGTGAGCAACACGAGACACCGCCTCCGCAGCAGCTGCCGTGGGGTTTCCGATCGTGGGTGGGTACCCGTCTCGCTGGTTTCCGGATTTGCCCCTGCCAAGGCGACTTCTACTTGGCGGTCGCGCCAGTATATAACACTCACGTCTCCCTATTCCCCaccccctttcccttcccgcaacccttcctttccaccGCAACCCAGCCCTCCCACCGCCACTCCATCCTCCCACCGCAACCTACCATGcttcccctctccctcctccccggCCTGCTCGCCCTCGCCCCGCTCGCACGGGCCCAGGTGACAGCTACCTTCCCCAACGGCGCCACGAACCCCGAGACGCCCGAGTTCGCCCCCATCGGCTCGTATGTCAACCAGTCCTCCGACTCGCGCCTCATCAGCCTCAACGGCGTCGACGACTTTTGTCTCTGGGGTCCCCTCAATATGTCTGGGGGCGCCGCCAATCTGATAGGGAATATCGAGCCGGAAGTGGTCGCGTACTGTACCAAACCGAGGAATAACGCGAGACTTATCCCAGATGGGGTTATCACTGCTGCCCACGTGGGTCGACTTCTCTTTTCCGTTACTTTTCTCCAGATCAAACGCTAATCAACGACGAGTAGTTTATCAAGACCTCGCTGTATGTCCAGATCTGGGGCTGTAAGTTTTCCCTCATTTCTCCAAGAACAATCTGACATTGATGCGCTTTGACCCATTCTAGTCTGGGACGCAACCAAGATCGGTATTGTAAGTCTCGTACTCCATTcctctgaagaagagacaagACGAGAAGCTGACATCCGTCCAAAGCCGGACGGCGACTCTGGCGGTGAGCTAGACCCCCATGGCGCTGAAAACCTCGGAAACCCAATTGGCGGGAATGCCACTTCCAATGTCGAGGGAAAGGATGTGTTTTACGAGGAATGGATGAGTTTTGTAGGTTCCACGTCTCTGTCTATTTTCCTTTGCGATCTAATGGCGAAATCAATGGATAGATCTCGTACGACCAATTCTGTCTCCGTATCTGTACAGCCGAAACTTCCAACGTGACTGCCGCATTGCAGTGCGAGCATGAACTCGATATCATGGGCTGTGCGTTTGTCATGGCGATCGAGTACGTCTATTTCTCTCCTATCCTCCATTCCATACCACACCCGTTAGCCTCACGCTAACGTTACTCGTTTCTTCTCGTGCACCACACAGTGACTTTTACAACACCAACAACTCTTTCACATCTTGCGAGGGCGAGCCCGCCGCCCCTCCCGGTCTCTACCCCCAGGCCAACGGGTCAACCTCGACTTTCCGTCAGCGATTCACCGGCACTTGGTCCAACGCCGAAACCACCGACATGTTTACTGTAGGACAAACTGTTACGCCTAGTAGTGTTGCTTTGTGAGTtttcaattttttttttcaatcTCAGCTATCGCATTCGATCAAGCTGATGGTAATGGGCCGGCGATAGCTACCCGGCGACATCCAACTGCTATAACTACTCTACAATCTCTAGTACGTCCATgttccttgcccttccaATCCACCCTTGCTCCACACTGacactctccctccccctcttcccctcgtTCCTTACCCCACGCAGACGGCATCGACACAGCCAACTGGAAAGTAACAGCCACTCCTTCTACTCTCTCCGGTGGCTCCACCATCGCCGTCTCCTCTGTCGGCACCACCTCCCAatcccctcctcctggtatctccacctcttcgccaacttcctcttcttccggctCTACTGGTTCGTCGTCGGCCGGATCTTCCAGCTCCACTGGGGGCAGCGCGTCAACCGGTGCAGCCGCCGTCGATGCTTCCGGCTCATCCTCCGCTGCAACCAAGGCTACCACCGTCCAAGGACAAGGTGTCGTCGTGATGGGTGTCGCCGTTGTCGGCATGCTGTTTGGTGCTGCCGTCTTGCTTTAAGTTTAAAGCTTTTTGACGGACCAAACTGGTTATCGCCTCCCCGACTTTCCTAATCGAATCTATCCTGCGTCCCAGCAAGTTTAGCATCCCTCTCGCATCTAAAACCCAAAAACTGTGGAACAATTTTTTAAACAAATCAATACTTTATATGTATATAGCTAATCACGTCGTTCGAGCCCGGCTGATTTCCGAACGTGTCTTCTTTTATGAATTTCTCATGGActtttttaaaaaaaaagaaattcGCAAGGTGGCACTTGCATTCAATGTTCTTCTCTTGTTCTGTCTCGTTGCCTTGATGTGATGCGGCGTTTTGCCGTTGCGTGTGGTTGTAGAACGATGGGAGACGGGACCGATTCATCTAAAGTTACCGTTATACATCCTGAATTGTCTTGATCTTTTTTCTGGAATCCTTACTGGGCTTCCTGgttttcctccttccgaCATTAACCCCAAAAATGCATGGTAaaatggtgatgatggatgataaACCTCCCGCCATCATTTCACCGCACAAGGAACCTGAAGCAGTCCAAGAAGTTGACAACAAAATAAACTGTGACGTGGAACATCCCATCTCGCATCGTCCGATCctgtttttgttttcgtcTTTCGTTTCCCGGCCTGCCCTCGCCAGGCGAATTTacctcttttttttaaatACAACACTCTGGCGTATCCCAAAAAAATGACGACAAGGACGACGACAGTGGTATCCTCCCCTGGCAAGGTGCTTATCGCGGGAGGATACCTTGTCCTCGACACGCATTACTCCGGTCTAGTAATCGGCACTTCTAGTAGATTCTACTCTTGT
Proteins encoded in this region:
- a CDS encoding peptide alpha-N-acetyltransferase, producing the protein MSLPLARIRPVSLARARGAAAIHPALLRPTAFHLSRPFVLPLTATLSSRSFVSTPHIFNASPQASSQQNPNLGPSSSSDHKQQKRESGPKPGAGAGAETEPKSAYAKFKALSRKYGSWAVGMYFFLSTIDFSLCFLLVHSFGAERIAPLMDSAKAFYRSKRYGVDEAERMRVEDEREREEEMAAEKKEGKQAKSGWFGKTFWAEAVLAYTIHKTALLPFRAGLTVAWTPKFVGWLTKRGWVGKGGLTRAASHGREKVRGASDRMKVKVKRQ
- a CDS encoding solute carrier family 32 (vesicular inhibitory amino acid transporter), with amino-acid sequence MSLSQGKSVPIPNLGPKHESRKKGHVMQSSLELVFSYSRSQQMHYGSRSAPSFLDDSSFRGDQFYVDDHDEDQNHNDIYDTMERIGEDEFEGRDLSGIWADLNPAGAISEGNECGTREELGQDSHITRRSSEEPALFLSDSMPISPIFQPQPSANQGSTVNTLPPDGVGSIQGPFLAAMRSPPLAPVLPHPGSRDKSYYIEAGSSFSPRTPKRWNSHTGDDSTPMETRDSTVLVPSSPQCLGKGKSAENRPLLDGRPTEGYASIQPQNETRRKSSRRKPSKGGQSTEGQTLFNATAVLVGIGLLSLPLAFAYAGWIGGTIMLLSFGWLTCYTAKLLARLIRADGRMMGYTDIGLRAFGGWAGAGINLLLCMELFALSVALILLFGDTLNVLYPSIPSSVWKLIGFFVIVPTALLPLRLLSLPSLLSSISSLLLIIVLLIDGFLPSPEPSSISTGSLLHPSPTSLSPEWSRGNWLGGIGLALAGFGGHAVMPSLARDMKQPEKFDRVVNWAFAIATGISFTAGAAGYLMFGKTVSDEVTKDLMRGKYHYPRALNIMALWMIVINPLTKFGLSSRPLNLTIEGILRISPSPQPFLFSSFNGGLESALESGTPETSQIGFPERRDRSSLSTHNNPRTSRRSSALTSPSNPHHFPESQSQIVAFEQHVSKERKKRWLRMVSRVVITALCVGVAVVLPGFGRVMAFLGSFSAFLICIILPLLFYIRLSPTLLPSCPLSPHSPISSPTAHSQPMSRWTSDRFTNTIHWVLVIASTALMIAGLYGRSCQEVGVMSWKRSSCILWGA
- a CDS encoding glycoprotein — protein: MAGRWPLHPPREQHETPPPQQLPWGFRSWVGTRLAGFRICPCQGDFYLAVAPVYNTHVSLFPTPFPFPQPFLSTATQPSHRHSILPPQPTMLPLSLLPGLLALAPLARAQVTATFPNGATNPETPEFAPIGSYVNQSSDSRLISLNGVDDFCLWGPLNMSGGAANLIGNIEPEVVAYCTKPRNNARLIPDGVITAAHFIKTSLYVQIWGFWDATKIGIPDGDSGGELDPHGAENLGNPIGGNATSNVEGKDVFYEEWMSFISYDQFCLRICTAETSNVTAALQCEHELDIMGCAFVMAIDDFYNTNNSFTSCEGEPAAPPGLYPQANGSTSTFRQRFTGTWSNAETTDMFTVGQTVTPSSVAFYPATSNCYNYSTISNGIDTANWKVTATPSTLSGGSTIAVSSVGTTSQSPPPGISTSSPTSSSSGSTGSSSAGSSSSTGGSASTGAAAVDASGSSSAATKATTVQGQGVVVMGVAVVGMLFGAAVLL
- a CDS encoding rho family protein; the encoded protein is MAMQSIKCVVVGDGAVGKTCLLISYTTNSFPGEYVPTVFDNYSASVLVDGRPVSLGLWDTAGQEDYDRLRPLSYPQTDVFLVCFSIVSPPSFENVKTKWIPEIRHHAPTTPILLIGTKLDLRDDPVTLSRLKERRFQPIGFEMGVRCAREIGAVRYLEASSRTQKGLKNVFDEAIRAVLSPSARDAREKKKKKQQCLIL